One Enterococcus silesiacus genomic window carries:
- a CDS encoding glycine/betaine ABC transporter permease, whose protein sequence is MNNYQLPVADWVETITEWMTNTFSGVFSFFQSTGQSLMDGITSLLVAIPPVLFIIILTAIAFFISNKKIGLSLFTLIGLLFIYNQNLWTDLMSTVTLVLLSSVVSIVIGVPLGILMAKSNKAQSIITPILDFMQTMPGFVYLIPAVAFFGIGMVPGVFASVIFALPPTVRFTNLGIRQVPKELVEASDSFGSTGWQKLFKLELPLAKSTIMAGVNQTTMLALSMVVIASMIGAPGLGRGVLSALQRAQVGNGFVNGVALVILAIIIDRFTQNLNKKKTTPAKSKFSKKQKIGGTVVAVVAIVALMAGSTLFSSAKNEEKNISLSYVEWDTEVASTHVIGEVLKDVGYNVSLTPLDNAIMWESLSKGETDAMVAAWLPGTHGEQYKQYKDKVDDLGENLKGAKLGIVVPQYMDVNSIDELKDQAGKKITGIEPGAGVVAAAEKTQKAYNNLSDWSVETSSSGAMTVALGQAIKNKEEIVITGWSPHWMFAKYDLKYLEDPKGTMGNEEAIHTMARKGLEKENPEAYNILNNFHWTKEDMESVMLEINNGTDPTQAARDWIDSHSKEVAEWKK, encoded by the coding sequence ATGAATAATTATCAATTGCCAGTAGCAGATTGGGTTGAAACAATTACAGAATGGATGACGAATACTTTTTCCGGCGTTTTCAGTTTCTTCCAATCAACAGGTCAAAGCTTAATGGACGGAATCACTTCTCTATTAGTTGCAATTCCTCCTGTACTATTTATTATCATTTTAACTGCCATTGCATTCTTTATTTCAAATAAGAAAATTGGTTTAAGTTTGTTTACACTGATTGGGTTACTTTTCATTTATAATCAAAATCTATGGACAGATTTAATGAGTACTGTGACTTTAGTTTTACTTTCTAGTGTTGTTTCGATCGTTATCGGTGTGCCACTTGGAATTTTAATGGCCAAAAGTAATAAAGCACAAAGTATTATTACGCCTATTTTAGATTTCATGCAAACCATGCCTGGATTTGTTTATTTAATTCCGGCCGTTGCGTTTTTCGGAATTGGTATGGTTCCTGGGGTATTTGCCTCAGTGATCTTTGCATTGCCACCAACTGTTCGTTTTACAAATCTTGGAATTCGTCAAGTACCGAAAGAACTGGTTGAAGCATCTGATTCATTTGGTAGTACGGGTTGGCAAAAACTATTCAAACTTGAGTTACCATTAGCTAAAAGTACCATTATGGCCGGTGTCAATCAAACAACCATGCTGGCACTTTCTATGGTGGTGATCGCATCAATGATCGGTGCACCTGGACTTGGCCGTGGCGTTCTTTCGGCCTTACAACGTGCCCAAGTCGGTAATGGCTTTGTTAATGGGGTTGCGTTAGTTATACTAGCGATCATCATTGATCGTTTTACTCAAAATTTAAATAAGAAAAAAACAACTCCAGCTAAATCAAAATTCTCTAAAAAACAGAAAATTGGTGGAACTGTTGTTGCTGTTGTAGCTATTGTTGCTTTGATGGCTGGCTCTACTCTTTTCTCATCTGCTAAAAACGAAGAAAAAAACATTTCGCTTTCTTATGTAGAATGGGATACAGAAGTTGCCTCAACGCATGTCATCGGTGAAGTGCTAAAAGATGTTGGGTACAATGTCTCACTAACACCATTGGATAATGCAATTATGTGGGAATCACTCTCAAAAGGAGAAACCGATGCAATGGTTGCCGCTTGGCTTCCTGGAACTCACGGTGAGCAATACAAACAATATAAAGATAAAGTGGATGATTTAGGTGAAAACTTAAAAGGTGCTAAACTTGGTATCGTCGTTCCACAATATATGGATGTCAATTCAATTGATGAGTTAAAAGATCAAGCTGGTAAAAAAATCACTGGGATCGAACCTGGTGCAGGCGTTGTTGCGGCGGCTGAAAAAACGCAAAAAGCTTACAACAACTTATCTGATTGGTCTGTTGAAACCTCATCTTCTGGTGCAATGACCGTTGCACTTGGACAAGCGATTAAAAACAAAGAAGAGATCGTGATCACTGGTTGGTCTCCTCATTGGATGTTTGCTAAATATGATCTTAAATATTTAGAAGATCCAAAAGGCACCATGGGCAATGAAGAAGCCATTCATACAATGGCTCGAAAAGGATTAGAAAAAGAAAATCCTGAAGCTTATAACATCTTAAACAATTTCCATTGGACAAAAGAAGATATGGAATCTGTGATGTTAGAAATCAACAACGGAACAGATCCAACACAAGCAGCAAGAGACTGGATCGACAGTCATTCAAAAGAAGTTGCTGAGTGGAAAAAATAA
- a CDS encoding N-acetylmuramoyl-L-alanine amidase: protein MDQAIKIVKNEPTETFIRRIGEKARAVGQKNDLYASVMIAQAILETGSGNSDLSQQPYHNLFGIKGEYKGEKVIFSTQEDDGSGNWYTIDAAFKKYPGYKESFEDYAKLMKEGIDSNKTIYSGTWKANAVSYREATKALTGVYATDTSYDQKLNAFIEEYDLTEYDKEKPSTSTSGIIVSDSHPDSDFKDYSGETYSGSEAYAAGNCTQYVYNRIVQLDGSVETTMGNGMDWGATGKANGYEVTSKPKAGTAVSFQPTVAGADGTYGHVAFVEHVYDDGSILISEMNVAGLGMVSFRVIDKDTANILAYVTPK, encoded by the coding sequence TTGGATCAAGCAATTAAGATCGTAAAAAATGAGCCCACGGAAACATTTATTCGCCGAATCGGAGAAAAAGCGCGTGCCGTTGGTCAAAAAAATGATCTATATGCTTCTGTTATGATTGCTCAAGCAATTTTGGAGACAGGTTCTGGCAATAGCGATTTAAGCCAACAACCGTATCATAATCTATTTGGTATCAAAGGTGAATACAAAGGCGAGAAAGTTATCTTTTCTACACAAGAAGATGACGGTTCAGGCAATTGGTACACAATTGATGCTGCGTTTAAAAAATATCCTGGTTACAAAGAATCATTTGAAGATTATGCTAAGTTGATGAAAGAAGGCATCGATTCAAATAAAACGATTTATTCAGGTACTTGGAAAGCCAATGCCGTTAGCTATCGTGAAGCGACAAAAGCGTTAACTGGTGTCTATGCAACAGATACTAGCTATGATCAAAAACTGAATGCATTTATCGAAGAATATGACTTGACTGAATACGATAAAGAAAAACCATCTACATCAACAAGTGGTATCATCGTTTCTGATAGTCATCCAGATAGTGATTTCAAAGACTATTCTGGGGAAACATATTCTGGTTCAGAAGCCTATGCTGCAGGAAATTGTACGCAATATGTCTATAACCGTATTGTTCAATTAGATGGTTCTGTTGAAACAACAATGGGCAATGGAATGGACTGGGGGGCAACAGGAAAAGCTAATGGTTATGAAGTAACAAGTAAACCAAAAGCAGGAACTGCTGTCAGCTTCCAACCAACAGTTGCTGGAGCGGATGGAACCTATGGACATGTAGCGTTTGTTGAACATGTTTATGATGATGGATCTATTCTAATTTCAGAAATGAATGTAGCGGGCTTAGGTATGGTTTCATTTAGAGTGATTGATAAAGATACAGCGAATATCTTAGCATATGTGACACCTAAGTAA
- a CDS encoding ABC transporter ATP-binding protein — protein MELKISNVSKEYDNVQVLNNLSFSLKPGVYGLLGANGAGKTTLFRVICGLMKPTRGEIHYNHKDIQLQTEAYRSILGFLPQDFRYYADFSGLKFMLYIAALKGLNKTMAKKRTLELLTMVGLAEVKNKKIKQYSGGMKQRLGIAQAMINDPEILILDEPTVGLDPKERVRFRNLISSFSKEKIVILSTHIVSDVEYISDEILVLKKGSLVNRGTPKELLKEIETAVWECVVAEEQVHELMQTYTISNQKHAENGVVIRIVSKEMPFQTAYKVSPTLEDLYLYYFREEGIEQ, from the coding sequence ATGGAGTTAAAGATAAGCAACGTATCTAAAGAATACGATAATGTTCAAGTTTTAAATAATCTTTCATTTAGTTTAAAACCAGGCGTTTATGGACTTTTAGGGGCGAATGGCGCAGGAAAAACAACGCTTTTTCGTGTTATTTGTGGATTAATGAAACCAACACGTGGTGAAATACACTATAACCATAAAGACATCCAGTTGCAAACAGAAGCCTATCGTAGTATTTTAGGCTTTTTACCACAAGATTTTCGTTATTATGCTGATTTTTCAGGCCTGAAGTTTATGCTGTACATTGCTGCATTAAAGGGACTTAATAAGACTATGGCGAAAAAAAGAACCCTCGAACTATTAACGATGGTTGGATTGGCGGAAGTGAAAAATAAAAAAATCAAGCAATATTCTGGAGGAATGAAACAACGTTTGGGGATTGCACAGGCAATGATCAACGATCCTGAAATTTTAATTCTTGATGAACCGACTGTGGGATTGGATCCAAAAGAAAGAGTTCGTTTCCGAAATCTCATTTCTTCTTTTTCTAAAGAAAAAATCGTTATCCTTTCCACACATATTGTATCAGATGTCGAGTACATCTCTGATGAAATTCTAGTGTTGAAAAAGGGCTCTTTAGTGAATAGAGGGACGCCAAAAGAACTACTGAAAGAAATAGAAACAGCTGTTTGGGAATGTGTTGTTGCTGAGGAGCAAGTGCATGAATTAATGCAGACTTATACGATCAGTAATCAAAAACACGCTGAGAACGGTGTAGTAATTCGGATTGTCTCAAAAGAAATGCCCTTTCAAACTGCTTATAAAGTGTCGCCAACGTTGGAAGATTTGTATCTTTATTACTTTAGAGAGGAGGGAATTGAGCAGTGA
- a CDS encoding RNA polymerase subunit sigma-24, producing MKRDLRKKVIWINDFFLIQKIKNGDPTAWESLVNKYYDSIFSYCVRRCFGNRLLAADLTQDIFLKLVENIHRYRFSGKFYNYLFTIAVNTCHNYTTKKKFDEQQYEDYLLPSDNKLSVGNELIDKERNKMIQEALDLLNPLQREAVILKYYHSFKVKEIAEITGVSVPTAQSRIHQGLKKLRKVLERKEFWDG from the coding sequence ATGAAAAGGGATTTAAGGAAGAAGGTGATTTGGATCAATGACTTTTTTTTAATTCAAAAAATTAAAAATGGTGATCCAACTGCATGGGAAAGTTTAGTGAATAAATATTATGATTCAATTTTTTCCTATTGTGTAAGAAGATGCTTTGGAAATCGATTACTTGCAGCTGATCTAACGCAAGATATTTTTTTGAAGCTAGTAGAAAATATTCATAGGTATCGATTCAGCGGAAAATTTTATAACTATCTTTTTACGATTGCGGTTAATACCTGTCATAACTACACCACTAAGAAAAAATTTGATGAACAGCAGTATGAAGATTACCTGCTTCCTTCAGATAATAAACTGTCAGTCGGGAATGAACTAATTGACAAAGAACGCAATAAAATGATTCAAGAAGCCTTGGATTTATTAAATCCCTTGCAACGAGAAGCTGTCATCTTAAAATATTACCATAGCTTTAAAGTAAAGGAAATTGCTGAAATTACCGGTGTTTCTGTGCCGACAGCTCAATCAAGAATCCACCAAGGATTAAAAAAATTAAGAAAAGTTCTTGAACGAAAGGAGTTTTGGGATGGCTAA